The proteins below are encoded in one region of Drosophila santomea strain STO CAGO 1482 chromosome 3R, Prin_Dsan_1.1, whole genome shotgun sequence:
- the LOC120451641 gene encoding cytochrome P450 315a1, mitochondrial, whose amino-acid sequence MRSAPLRSVLLRCDPIRSAIWSPALDSRWVKRPAPAGGSSQSAPGLALCRDAFSTAFHSRERVQVQVVTPRCHRDVHTPMTEKRERPGPLRWLRHLLDQLLVRILSLSMFRARSAPPPAQRLPASASELPPAAKYVPIPRVKGLPLVGTLVDLIAAGGATHLHKYIDARHKQYGPIFRERLGGTQDAVFVSSANLMRAVFQHEGQYPQHPLPDAWTLYNQQHACQRGLFFMEGAEWLHNRRILNRLLLNGNLNWMDVHIESCTRRMVDQWRRRTAEAAAIPLAESGEIRSYELPLLEQQLYRWSIEVLCCIMFGTSVLTCPKIQASLDYFTQIVHKVFEHSSRLMTFPPRLAQMLRLPIWRDFEANVDEVLRDGAAIIDHCIQVQEDKRSPHEEALYHRLQAADVPGDMIKRIFVDLVIAAGDTTAFSSQWALFALSQEPQLQKRLAKERATNDSRLMHGLIKESLRLYPVAPFIGRFLPQDAQLGGHFIEKDTMVLLSLYTAGRDPSHFEQPERVLPERWCIAETEQVHKSHGSLPFAIGQRSCIGRRVALKQLHSLLGRCASQFEMRCLNEKPVDSVLRMVTVPDQTLRLALRPRTE is encoded by the exons ATGCGATCCGCTCCGCTTCGCTCTGTTCTGCTCCGAtgcgatccgatccgatcggCGATTTGGTCGCCGGCTCTCGATTCTCGATGGGTTAAAAGGCCCGCTCCGGCCGGCGGGTCGAGTCAGTCTGCCCCTGGCCTGGCCCTTTGTCGGGACGCGTTTTCCACAGCGTTTCACAGCCGAGAGCGAGTGCAGGTGCAGGTGGTTACCCCCCGCTGCCACCGTGACGTACATACACCGATGACCGAGAAGAGGGAGCGGCCGGGCCCGCTGCGCTGGCTGAGACACCTGCTCGACCAGCTCCTGGTGCGCATCCTTAGCCTGAGCATGTTCCGCGCGAGAAGCGCGCCACCGCCTGCGCAACGTTTGCCCGCATCCGCATCGGAACTACCGCCTGCCGCCAAATACGTGCCGATACCGCGGGTGAAGGGACTGCCGCTGGTCGGGACACTTGTGGATCTCATTGCCGCCGGAGGAGCCACGCA CCTTCACAAGTACATCGATGCGCGGCACAAGCAGTATGGACCCATTTTCAGGGAGCGTTTGGGCGGAACCCAGGATGCAGTGTTCGTGTCGTCAGCGAATCTGATGCGCGCCGTCTTCCAGCACGAGGGTCAGTATCCGCAGCATCCGCTGCCGGATGCCTGGACGCTGTATAACCAGCAACATGCCTGCCAACGGGGACTGTTCTTCAT GGAGGGCGCCGAGTGGCTGCACAATCGACGCATACTTAATCGATTGCTGCTCAACGGAAATTTGAATTGGATGGACGTGCATATTGAGAGCTGTACCAGACGAATGGTGGATCAGTGGCGAAGACGCAcggcggaggcggcggcgATTCCGCTAGCGGAGAGTGGTGAAATCCGAAGCTACGAACTGCCCCTGTTGGAACAACAGCTCTACCGCTGGTCTATAGAAG TACTGTGCTGCATCATGTTCGGCACCAGCGTGCTCACCTGCCCCAAGATCCAGGCGTCGCTGGACTACTTTACTCAGATTGTGCACAAGGTGTTTGAGCATAGCTCGCGACTGATGACCTTCCCGCCTCGCTTGGCTCAGATGCTGCGCCTGCCAATCTGGCGAGACTTCGAGGCCAATGTGGATGAGGTGCTGCGCGACGGAGCTGCCATAATCGATCACTGCATCCAAGTGCAGGAGGACAAAAGGAGCCCGCACGAGGAGGCCCTCTACCATCGCCTGCAGGCGGCGGATGTGCCAGGCGATATGATCAAGCGGATATTTGTAGACTTGGTCATTGCTGCCGGTGACACG ACCGCGTTTAGCAGTCAGTGGGCATTATTTGCCCTTTCACAGGAGCCCCAGCTCCAGAAACGGCTGGCCAAAGAGCGAGCCACCAATGATTCTCGGCTGATGCACGGCCTGATCAAGGAGTCACTGCGTCTGTACCCCGTAGCTCCCTTCATTGGCCGATTTCTGCCGCAGGACGCGCAACTTGGTGGTCACTTTATCGAAAAGGAT ACCATGGTGCTGCTCTCCCTGTACACGGCAGGTCGCGATCCATCACACTTCGAGCAGCCGGAACGTGTGCTCCCGGAGCGCTGGTGCATTGCAGAGACGGAGCAGGTGCACAAGTCACACGGTAGTCTGCCATTTGCCATCGGCCAGCGGTCTTGCATTGGTCGCCGTGTGGCACTCAAGCAGCTGCACTCCCTGCTGGGCCGATGTGCCTCCCAGTTCGAGATGAGATGCCTCAACGAGAAGCCCGTTGACAGCGTGCTGCGCATGGTCACCGTGCCCGATCAGACTTTGCGATTAGCCCTTCGGCCGCGAACCGAGTGA